A genomic window from Paraburkholderia phytofirmans OLGA172 includes:
- a CDS encoding methyl-accepting chemotaxis protein, translating to MKLPFAHKLWLPLILSLLCLAGISIYNAYQTREIRLDERKGDLIHASELALSVVKTFGDRVADGSLSEAEAKKRALDSIRNMRYAGNGYFTIINSQLTVLLHAARPDLNGKDVSNYKDPNGVFFFRDMAAVIKRDGKGFTAYAFPRPGATEAAPKIVYNMTYQPWDWILSTGVYVDDIDTAFRSSLYQSLGILVILAGALSAVVVLLNRGILRSLGGEPSYASEIANQIADNDLTVAVKTAPDDRSSLLFSMKRMQEQLTHTIGTIKISADSIATATQQIAAGNQDLSQRTEEQAASLEETASSMEQLTSTVIQNADNARQANQLAAQAAQVAEQGGVMVSRVVETMEGINASSGRIANIVGIIEGIAFQTNILALNAAVEAARAGEQGRGFAVVASEVRSLAQRSSAASKEIKELIHDSVERVQAGSGHVREAGAKMSEITHEIRRVTDIMNEITAASQEQSKGIGQVNQAVTQMDEVTQQNAALVEQAAAAASSLESQANDLKASVSMFRLASVSPA from the coding sequence ATGAAGTTGCCTTTTGCCCACAAGCTCTGGCTGCCGCTCATCCTGAGTCTGCTGTGTCTAGCCGGAATATCGATCTACAACGCTTACCAGACGAGAGAAATTCGGCTGGACGAACGTAAGGGCGACTTGATCCACGCATCGGAACTCGCCCTGAGCGTCGTCAAAACCTTTGGCGACCGGGTGGCCGATGGCTCCTTGTCCGAAGCGGAAGCTAAAAAGCGGGCATTGGACAGCATCCGGAACATGCGGTACGCCGGCAACGGCTATTTCACGATCATTAATTCGCAGCTGACGGTGCTGCTGCATGCGGCGCGGCCGGACCTGAATGGCAAGGACGTGAGCAACTACAAGGATCCGAACGGCGTCTTCTTCTTCAGGGACATGGCGGCTGTCATCAAGCGTGACGGCAAAGGCTTTACCGCGTATGCGTTTCCGAGACCGGGGGCGACCGAAGCCGCTCCGAAAATCGTCTACAACATGACCTATCAACCGTGGGACTGGATTCTCTCGACAGGGGTCTACGTCGACGATATCGATACGGCCTTCCGTTCGTCTCTATATCAGAGCCTCGGGATTCTGGTGATACTGGCCGGTGCCCTGTCGGCTGTCGTGGTGCTGCTCAACCGCGGCATCCTCCGCTCACTGGGCGGCGAGCCTTCTTACGCCTCCGAAATTGCCAATCAGATTGCGGATAACGATCTGACTGTTGCGGTGAAGACGGCACCGGACGATCGATCGAGCCTGCTGTTTTCGATGAAGCGCATGCAGGAGCAGCTCACGCACACGATCGGCACGATCAAGATTTCGGCCGACTCGATTGCCACCGCCACTCAACAGATTGCGGCGGGCAACCAGGACCTGTCGCAGCGTACTGAAGAGCAGGCTGCCTCGCTCGAGGAAACGGCCTCCAGCATGGAGCAGTTGACCTCGACAGTCATCCAGAATGCCGACAATGCCCGTCAGGCCAACCAGCTCGCTGCGCAGGCCGCCCAGGTTGCGGAGCAGGGCGGCGTCATGGTGTCGCGCGTCGTAGAGACCATGGAGGGCATCAACGCCAGCTCGGGCAGGATCGCCAATATTGTAGGCATCATCGAGGGCATCGCCTTCCAGACCAACATCCTTGCGTTGAATGCGGCTGTGGAAGCGGCGCGGGCGGGCGAGCAGGGACGGGGTTTCGCGGTGGTGGCTTCGGAAGTGCGTTCGCTGGCGCAGCGTTCCTCGGCGGCGTCCAAAGAAATCAAGGAGCTGATTCACGATTCCGTGGAGCGGGTGCAGGCCGGCTCCGGCCATGTACGGGAAGCCGGTGCGAAGATGAGCGAGATCACCCACGAGATCAGGCGCGTGACAGACATCATGAATGAGATCACTGCTGCCTCGCAGGAGCAGAGCAAGGGCATCGGCCAGGTCAACCAGGCCGTCACGCAGATGGACGAGGTCACGCAACAGAACGCGGCGTTGGTCGAGCAGGCGGCGGCTGCCGCCAGCTCGCTCGAGTCGCAGGCGAACGATCTGAAAGCCTCTGTTTCGATGTTCAGGCTGGCGAGCGTCTCGCCTGCGTAG
- a CDS encoding SDR family NAD(P)-dependent oxidoreductase, which produces MHDLFDLRGRVAVVTGATRGMGLSIARALGKAGAKLVISGRDPGTADSVAAKLRESDGIDVKAFACDITDPASVGQFATRALEAFGRVDTLVLNAAGVSPAGSILGHTPEQFDQVMADNVRGSFALVTALAPQMIARKDGSIIFMSSRAAKRGSGLLGLYAMSKASIDQLVRNLALELGPSNINVNSINPGAVRTDFSRVLWEDAEREKKTVSTIPMGRIGEPEDVAGLALLLASPAGHYIHGQNISVDGGGTA; this is translated from the coding sequence ATGCATGACCTTTTCGATCTGCGCGGCCGCGTGGCCGTCGTAACCGGTGCAACCCGGGGTATGGGACTGTCGATCGCGCGCGCACTCGGCAAAGCCGGCGCCAAATTGGTGATTTCCGGACGCGACCCGGGGACCGCCGATTCGGTCGCAGCGAAACTGCGCGAGTCGGACGGCATCGACGTCAAGGCGTTCGCCTGTGACATCACCGATCCCGCAAGTGTTGGCCAGTTCGCTACGCGGGCGCTCGAGGCATTCGGCCGCGTTGACACGCTGGTGCTGAACGCCGCAGGTGTCTCGCCGGCCGGATCGATCCTCGGCCATACTCCAGAGCAATTCGATCAGGTTATGGCCGATAACGTGCGAGGTAGCTTCGCGCTCGTCACCGCGCTGGCGCCTCAGATGATCGCCCGCAAAGATGGGTCGATCATCTTCATGTCGAGCCGGGCGGCCAAGCGTGGATCCGGACTTCTCGGCCTGTATGCCATGTCGAAGGCATCGATTGACCAACTCGTGCGTAATCTTGCGCTCGAACTCGGGCCGTCGAACATTAACGTCAATTCGATCAATCCGGGCGCAGTACGCACCGATTTTTCACGCGTGCTCTGGGAAGATGCCGAACGTGAAAAGAAGACTGTCTCGACCATCCCGATGGGGCGCATCGGCGAGCCAGAGGACGTCGCGGGTCTCGCGTTGCTGCTGGCCTCGCCAGCAGGTCACTATATCCATGGCCAGAACATCAGCGTGGACGGAGGCGGGACGGCCTGA
- a CDS encoding tautomerase family protein, producing MPLIDVIYAQGSLNTDAQQKLTNNLWATALRWEGIELSEAAASVAWVYLDERPKHHVTVAGHPASQNIYRINVRVMVGFMDQERINRLSAELTEAILEADGTGTDGSGPRVFCIVEEIPSGTWSIDGKTWTTVFTARTLGLDSSRIEAMEQALATRPRIDVPHVVQE from the coding sequence ATGCCACTAATCGACGTTATCTACGCACAAGGCTCACTGAATACCGACGCGCAACAGAAATTGACCAACAACCTGTGGGCCACGGCGCTTCGCTGGGAAGGAATTGAATTGAGTGAGGCGGCTGCATCCGTTGCCTGGGTCTATCTTGACGAGCGGCCGAAGCACCATGTGACCGTCGCGGGTCATCCCGCCAGTCAAAACATCTACCGGATCAATGTCAGGGTGATGGTCGGTTTCATGGATCAGGAGCGCATCAACCGCCTGTCCGCAGAGCTGACAGAAGCGATTCTGGAAGCCGACGGCACAGGCACCGATGGCAGCGGCCCACGGGTGTTCTGCATCGTGGAGGAAATTCCGAGTGGAACGTGGAGCATCGACGGAAAAACCTGGACCACAGTATTCACTGCGCGAACTTTAGGTCTCGACAGTAGCCGAATTGAAGCAATGGAGCAGGCATTGGCCACGCGTCCGCGCATCGACGTACCACACGTCGTTCAGGAATAA
- a CDS encoding helix-turn-helix domain-containing protein, producing the protein MRNQSKEWSSSDVAPGDRTDAWQSVLSTNYREWQVPHRLPATFYAHVKHHDFAGASIVETVCDPCTGERTWGQVRHDDELYVGVQLTTEGRERFKIGGAGVEVAAGDVVVWTTDRAVEFEVLERLHKVTLMIPWSVMRERLPERKQPPAGGKIESRTGVGSLLAVHLLALSNEIAALDERVQGSVSRSTLELLGIALSGQQPSALFDVSAAMLRRVQDYILQHLHEDDLSPTRIAEANRISLRYLHMLFHRGDMTVSGWILDRRLHACKEALTDPAYNRQQISEIAFRWGFNSTSHFCRAFKEKYGSSPGDVRRITEFRS; encoded by the coding sequence GTGCGCAATCAATCAAAGGAATGGTCAAGCAGTGACGTTGCGCCCGGCGACCGCACCGACGCCTGGCAGTCTGTGCTCAGCACGAACTACCGCGAGTGGCAAGTGCCGCATCGCCTTCCCGCTACGTTTTACGCTCACGTCAAACATCACGACTTCGCTGGAGCCAGCATTGTCGAGACTGTGTGCGACCCCTGCACAGGCGAGCGCACCTGGGGCCAGGTGCGGCACGACGACGAGCTCTACGTTGGCGTGCAGCTCACGACGGAAGGGCGGGAGCGCTTCAAGATTGGCGGCGCTGGGGTTGAAGTCGCAGCCGGTGATGTTGTCGTCTGGACAACGGACCGGGCGGTGGAATTTGAAGTGCTTGAGCGTCTGCACAAAGTGACGCTCATGATTCCATGGTCGGTGATGCGGGAGCGCCTGCCGGAGCGGAAGCAACCTCCTGCCGGTGGGAAAATCGAAAGCCGCACCGGTGTGGGTTCACTGCTGGCCGTCCACCTCCTGGCTCTTTCGAATGAAATCGCGGCCCTTGATGAGCGCGTTCAAGGTTCGGTCAGCAGGTCGACGCTCGAGCTACTCGGCATTGCGCTCTCGGGGCAGCAGCCATCAGCCTTATTCGACGTGAGTGCAGCCATGCTGAGGCGCGTGCAGGACTACATCCTGCAGCACCTGCATGAAGACGACCTTAGCCCGACCCGCATCGCGGAGGCAAATCGAATTTCGCTGCGTTACCTTCATATGCTTTTTCATCGCGGCGACATGACCGTTTCCGGATGGATTTTGGATAGACGTTTGCACGCCTGCAAAGAGGCGCTAACAGATCCGGCATATAACCGGCAGCAAATATCGGAAATCGCATTTCGCTGGGGCTTCAACTCGACGAGCCATTTTTGCCGCGCTTTTAAGGAGAAATACGGCTCCTCACCGGGCGATGTACGCAGGATAACGGAGTTTCGCTCTTAG
- a CDS encoding VOC family protein: protein MAKIIHSMVRVHDLERSLRFYKDALGLSTSHRLDFQDFSLVYLRNEENDFEIELTWNKGREPAYTHGDGYGHIAVAVADLESEHTRMSGLGINPTPVKEFKRGEERLARFFFIQDPDGYKIEVLERSGHYV, encoded by the coding sequence GTGGCCAAAATAATTCATTCGATGGTGCGGGTTCACGACCTTGAACGTTCCTTGCGGTTCTACAAGGACGCTCTCGGGCTGTCAACAAGTCACCGCCTGGATTTCCAGGATTTCTCGCTCGTTTATCTTCGCAACGAAGAAAATGACTTCGAGATTGAACTTACGTGGAACAAGGGCCGTGAACCGGCGTATACACATGGTGACGGCTACGGGCACATCGCCGTGGCCGTAGCAGATCTGGAAAGTGAGCACACGCGGATGAGCGGACTCGGCATCAATCCAACACCCGTTAAGGAGTTCAAGCGCGGTGAGGAGAGGCTAGCACGGTTCTTCTTTATTCAGGACCCTGACGGCTACAAAATTGAGGTCCTGGAACGCTCGGGACACTACGTCTAA